TTTTCCCAAATTAAAAATTGCGGATTTTGAACCAAAGTATCCTATTATTCAAGGTGGTATGGCTATTAAAGTTTCGATGGCTAAATTAGCCAGTGCTGTAGCTAATGAAGGAGGAATAGGTGTTATTGGTGCATCTGCTCTAACAGAAAATGAGTTATCTAGTGAAATTAAAAAAGCTCGAGATATGACAGACGGTATATTGGCTGTGAATATCATGTATGCTTTTACAGGTTTTCTTGACTTGTTGAAGACTTCTATTGATTCAGGTATAGACATGGTTATTTCTGGAGCGGGTTTTTCTAGAGATATGTTTAGCATTGCTAAAGACAATAATGTACCTATTGTACCTATTGTATCATCTTTGAAGTTGGCTAGAATTTCAGAAAAATTAGGTGCTTCAGCAGTTGTAGTAGAGGGTGGAAATGCTGGTGGTCATCTAGGTACAGATAAAGATAGTTGGGATATTGTAAAGAAAGTAAAAGAAAAAGTCAGTATTCCTGTGATAGCAGCGGGTGATGTAGTTAACCCTGAAGATATCAAAAAGATGTTTGATATAGGTGTTGATGGTGTACAAATGGGAACACGCTTTCTAGCAACTTTTGAATCTGATGTTTCTGATACATTCAAAGATTTACTTGTTAAAGCTCGTGAAAGTGATGTTATTAGAATAATGAGTTCGGCAGGTTTTCCGGCTAATGCCATCAAAAGTAAGTTGGTAGATCTAATTCAAAAAGGCAAAGCACCTCGACCTGCAAATTGTGTAAATTGCCTTAAACATTGTAATCGTAAATATTGTATAAGAGAAACTCTTTTAAAAGCACGTATAGGTGATCAGGATAATGGTGTATTTTTTACAGGTAAAGGAATAGAAAAAATAAATGATATAATTCCTGTAAAAGAGGTTTTTGAACGAATAAAAAACTTTAGTTTATTTCAAAAAGAAGCAAGCAAATAGCTTGCTTCTTAATCTATATTTATATTTCAAATTTTGTTTATTGTATATTTTTAGAACTTGCAACCACTGAAACGCCAAATTGCTTCATACCAGGATTTGGCTTCTTCTTCATTGA
This region of Halanaerobiaceae bacterium ANBcell28 genomic DNA includes:
- a CDS encoding nitronate monooxygenase, translating into MNFPKLKIADFEPKYPIIQGGMAIKVSMAKLASAVANEGGIGVIGASALTENELSSEIKKARDMTDGILAVNIMYAFTGFLDLLKTSIDSGIDMVISGAGFSRDMFSIAKDNNVPIVPIVSSLKLARISEKLGASAVVVEGGNAGGHLGTDKDSWDIVKKVKEKVSIPVIAAGDVVNPEDIKKMFDIGVDGVQMGTRFLATFESDVSDTFKDLLVKARESDVIRIMSSAGFPANAIKSKLVDLIQKGKAPRPANCVNCLKHCNRKYCIRETLLKARIGDQDNGVFFTGKGIEKINDIIPVKEVFERIKNFSLFQKEASK